The stretch of DNA CAGAACAGCTCACAGAGGCCTTCTTTGGAATGGGTGAATTTCAAAATGGGCTTCAGGGGGGTAGGGGGGATGGACCAAAAAATCCCAACACCACAAAAAAGTCAACGAACCCCCAAAAATCTGGGACAGGGAGAATTGCATACTTGCAGTAATATTAAATTCAGTAACTTCAGCATCATACTTGCCCTCTCAATTACCAGTTTTGACAATGATGGCCTTTTCTGCACAACCTTAGCTGGTGTGAAATAAACTGGTGGTTTTCACCTGTTGTTTACCAGCTGTTTTTCAACTTATGTAGGCAGATGATGCAGATACTACAGGTGACTTTCAGATGTTTATGATATGTTTTGGTCTACTATTGAATTATATTCAAAGGGTAGGATCTTAATTTGTGGTATGGTCTCTTGACTAGGTAACATGGGTATTTTGTGCTTTATATTCATGCTTATATATTCTCCCTCATGAATTCTGGAGGATTCTCTTGGGTATGGGAAAGTTCTTTTCAAAGAAATGAGTGCTCCCAAGGATTAAGATACAGAAGTGCAGTTCAGTCAGAAGTTACTTAAACTCACGTAGCAGTATATTAACAATGGAATTGGTAAATAATTTTCCACTGTGGTTCTGACAAAGGCACAAGCGACCTGTGAGATTAGTCATTGGAGCCAAAGATCAGTTTTCTTCTGCACTAGGAACACAGTTGTAGGAGAGCATTCTGCAGAGCATCAGTTACTTAATTATATTTTAGGCTAAATAATCACTGTTGTGATATGTGTTCAGTTccctgaaaaatgtgttttgtggtGAGAAAAGCTTGAAATGCATACCAGAGTGAAATGTTTTGAACGTGGTAGTATCTTTGCCTTCTACTGTAATATTTGGACTTGGACTCTGCAAAATGTGTTAGCGTGTATATGTAATCTTTACACAAGTTCTACTGATTGGAGAAACCTTTCACCCCAAATACAGATTTTGTCATAGGGCCAGGACCCTTTGTGCTGGAAGGTCAGTTTGCATATGCTGACCACAGTATAATGTATCAAGTGTGTTATGACATCAGCATAATACATATGCTAACACTTTTTTGGTTTTACTGCCctgaataaaatattaaatatgatCCATGTCTTTATTTTTGTAGAAGAATCTGTTAAAGCAAGCAATGGAGATCTTGCCAACTCTACGCCTGCAGATCCTGTTGTGAAATGATATGGCTGGTACGGGTGATGATTACATACTCAAATAATTCATGTTCTTGTCGTTACCAGTAACACTCTGTAGGGGTAAAAGCTCTAGATTTACTTGCTCTGTTAAACCCAACAGAAAATGTACAGTAGTATGCTAGCACCCAGTGAGGCTAGGTCAGTGTTTGTCTATATTTCTGGTAGAAACTCCTATTTTTCAGGAGTCTGCATTATTTACAGCACTTTCTTTAGATTGAAAATAATTATCTAAAATGTTGACCTTGGAGGTAGTTATTTTAAAGTACAGATgtgcagatgaaaaaaatgttactaaTTTTTAGATGCATTCTTGCATCTCTaacatagcattaaaaaaaaaaaagactcatagGCCATTGGGCTAAGATTTGAACTGGTGCACCTCTTcaaccagaaaaaaagtgaatCAAGATATTGTGTGTATCTGTTGTCCAAAAAAGTAATTCAGACTTGTTTTTACGCAGTCCTGTTGTATTTAATGCAGTCACAGATTACACTGGAAGTATAACAGTGTATGTTGTGAGTGTATGTTCAAGCTATTACACAAAATGGAAATCCTTATTAACGTTTTATTCCACAAACCCTTATTATTCCTATAGATATTATTTGCACTGTGGGAACTTAGGATCCTGTCAGGCATTTATTTTCCCCCgctgttttttcccccatatCAGAGAATGGGAAAACCAGAAAAGTTAACATAATAAATTACTTCTCATTTCATACCGAAGGTCTGATTTGCATCTACAGAAGTAAGGAAATCCAGAGCCAAGACAGAACCACAATCAGCTCTTCCTTTTATGACCAGACACTGTGTGATGGGTGTCTGTAACTATTAAGTGATCTTACACTTCATGAATATGTTGTGCCTAATTGCAAGTTTCAGCCTCAATTCTGTATTTCCTAGCCTTTGTAGGTCTGTTGTACCGTCTCTGTTGTTCATACAGTCTTACATGCCTGATTATTAACAATAATTGCACTGCAGGCTTCAGAAGCTGCTGAACACTGTGAGAACTCTGTATAAATACAACATCTGTTAATGCCTGCAAGTAGAGGTTCTAGATTGTGCAAGAGTTACTCAGATTTCTAACTTAAGTAGCTAGACTTGGCTTAAAAGTAAACACCACTTTCATTAAAAGATACAGTTGTGTTTAATCTCCCAGAACATAAAACACTTGTAGGACTTACTAACTAGAGTAAACTATTCCAGTCAGTCCAACTGAGAATtactttttggggggtttttttggcactCTTAGCTATATTTTTAGACTGTACTTGCCAGCTTCTTTCATCTCTTCCAATTATAAAAAAGACAATGTTTTAATGGTTCAAGTTGTTCCACTCACCCTTGGGTCGCTGGTTAAGACAACTCCTGACCTACTTCTGCTTTGCCCTTTCCTGCCAGTCACTTCAACATTCAGAAAGCTAGGACAAATGTTTTGTTGCAGCTGGAAAGACCAGACTGGTATGAAAGTCCTTTCGTTGGTTCTGAAAACATGACACACAAGCTTCATGGACTGTTGAAATCAGCTGGGCtcattaaagtttttatttttaattcattgtaaCTGCAGAGACTGCCCTAAAGAATGCTGCATTACTtgatttgtatttttgcttttttattttgatagtgtttttctttttgtaatttgtgTACACTTCCTTTTTTGACCAAGTTGTGCTGGCACTGAACACTCAGTAGCACCGCTGAGATCAgcattcttgctgctgctgttaatttcCATGCTGTTGCACTTGCAGTGTACGTATTTCCATATTATCTCATCTGAAGTCATATAAATCCTTGGCTTGGAGTGGCCAAGCACCAtgtttccttcttccccagcaaCTGCAGAATCACATGTAGATGGTGTTCTGTTTCCCCCAGGATGGACTTGCTTGGTAGCTATGTACAGCCAAGGCGTGACCCGTGCTCTAGTAAAATCTGCACTtgtattttcccttctgtttttttgGAAAGACACTATCTTGGATAGGTAATACTTTGCAGTTGAACATAAATTGAACTGCGCATTTTCTTAATGTATGGTGGTTAACAAATTCCTGTGGTTCTGGTGATGGGAAGTCTACAGGAAAGACATAAACCTGTTTTTATAGAACCCTGTTTAATCTGGGAGACCTGAATGTATACTTTGTGGCAAaaatatgcacatgcacacaaatatgTACGGTGATAACAGCTATTCTTGCTAAAATACAGGATTGTAgtttatatttccttttctttgtcatGTAGCAGCATATACATGCAGAAAACTTTTCTCATCTGAAACAGAAGGTGGATCCTGGATTTGGATGTCACACATGCCTCAGTGAGAGTCACattaaatccttttttcccccccacaaGGATCTGCAAGAGGTGCAAAATTCTTGCTGTGGTGCTACTACTATCTTCATTGCTTTTGCCCTCCTGTTTCGATTGTAGGAACACCATGGACCCTAACGGGTTTTTCTGGAGATGAGATGATGgagctaaaacaaaaaaatcccccaaactaaACTGATGATGCTCACTCAAAATTCCCAGAGGTGATAAAAGGAAAGTGAGGATGAGGAGTTTGCTGCGGGGACAGAAAACAGAtctcttgtttattttccttcaagACAGGGGCAGGACAGGCTGAAGGCCAGTCTCCCTGAGAAGGCAGCTGCCACCACTGCCCTTGCGTGTTCAGCCTTGTGACAAGGCTGTCACATGTAGAAGTGGTAGCAGCTGCTCTCCCAGAGGTCCTGCAACCTGCTTCTGCCATGGTGCTGTGCCCTTggaggcaggggctgccctgccctTCCTCTGTGTGCAGAGCGCAGCTGAGCCTGACTGGTGTCAGTGAGTGatggccccagcagcacccaacTGGTCTGTGCTTGACTGGGGAATGAAGGGCTGGTGCTGAAGGGCAGGTTCTGGCAGTCCTAATGTGGTCTGTAATCAGAAGTAAATTTGAGTTTTCATCTGATGTCCATCAACAgctgttttcagcttctcaggtACAAAGGACCAAATGTAACACTTAATGTTTCCTAACTCATTGTACAAAAGGGTATTTTGTTACCTTGGTCTCTTTGGTTTGTGAGTAGAGAACATTATGTACATAAACCTGTGTTAATAAATGCAATTTTGAGAACCTTATTCTTAGTGTCTTAAGTAACACCAGTTCACcaggtgttcatttttttttgaTAAGACAGCTTCAACTTTTATTTATGAAGTTTTTGTGTCAGTTACTAACAGTTTTCTTCCATGGTTCTTTTAAACATTCAATAACCAGCTAAACTGAATTTATTCCATGTCAAACACTTGCGAATGGGGATCTTTCATGTGCTGTAGCACAGATTCTGCTTACAGAAAATCTAGTTTCCTAGTAAGTGATTGAGAAGAGTTAAATTAAAAGTTTGAGGAATTTCAGCCACACTTGTTCAAATTACCTTATCTTGATTAATACAAACTATGCCACAGATTATAGCCCCCCCCAActactgtttattttgtttatttttgtttgttcttgcaAAGTATAGTTTCATGTTTTCAGGTtaaactggagggaaaaaaatctaaacttaTTAGCCAAATATAGCTAGTGTCTAATTTTAGGAGGGTACTATGAGACTACTCAATACATTGTAGACTTATAATCTAGCTTTTTATTGCTCAGTTTCTTAAAACCAAAGATTGCTGGTAGTTTCAGCTGTTGCACGTCACcataatgttaaaaatacaaagaattctTATTACAAAAGTACTTATTTGTCCTACAATTATCATCTCTGGCAACTTAACTTTTAAGAAACCTAACCATAGAAAAACTGCACAGGACTAACATGCCACATTTGTTGACTACTTCTGATGTTTGCATGTCAGTGGTATTTAGAATAATAAATCAAGGGGTACATTATGTCCATTATTTAATTACAGAACATGTGAGTGCGGTCCCCATGAAGGTACGAGTAGGCACTTAGATTTGTTTTGTAAGCTTATTCTAGatgcaatataaaaatagattataTTAATAGGAAAAATTTAGTGTTTAACAAATTGTTTTGTAAATAGGCTAGCACAAAAGATAAATCTTGTTACACTTAAAACTAGACTAAAAATAACTTcatctgaaaataaagtaaatagtGCATTTTTAACCTTCATTCAGATGCACATAATCATGCAAACTATGAAAACTGACTACGGCAGGAAATTTGAGGCCTGATATTTGTTAAAGGAGCTGCCAGCTTACAGCTTGCACTAATTTCAGTGGAATTGTAGGCTGCTGGCCATGTAAATCTGAAGAAGTGAGATTAACCCTTTGTGGCTGAGAGCTGTGCTGTCCTAACTACCAGCAGCAAGGGGCTAATGCTGAAACGATCCCAGAGATTGTCAGCTTCCCAGACAGACCTACACCTGACAGTCACAAATGCAAAAAGCCTCAAAGGTCAAGTCCTGCTGTTGTTCCATTGTACATCCAGAGGAAGCTCCACTGGAAGGACGCCACGCTCTCCCTAGCAGGAAGACAGAAGCTGGCCTCATGTGCACGCAGATGACTGAAAACCAGAGATTCTTGCAAAACAGCtccctgcttttcctgctccCACACAGGCTGCAGGAAACAACAGGAGCTTTTTATGCTTCTGACTCCTCCCCTTCTTCGTGTATGGTTCCATCTTCTTCTGACTGATCATTCAGAAGCATGAACTTTCCATCGTTTGTTAATGGCACAGACTTCATTAGCTGAGCTAATGCTTCTGGgtcctgaagaaaaacaaacgagagttcagcaggcagcagcaatCTTGGAAGAACACACTGTTTTCCCAGTACTTCTTGTTAaggctttgtaatttttttttttttttatgacaatcTTTAGTCTAAAGGTTTGAAACATAAATAATCCCTTTTGGTGCAGTAAAACCACTCCTTAggtatataataaaaaaaaaaagtaattaattttgagcctttattttgctgttcttatCTGGTATTgataaaattactgaaaaacaaggagaaaaataactgtCTAAATAAATTCTTTATTATACCTGTGCTTATTGCCTGCACCTAAAAGCTCATTCCCCCAACTTGTTCTGAAATCTTAGCAGCAACAATATAGAGCATATGTTAACATATCAGTATCACATCTTTATACAGATAAACTTTGCCATTCGTTTTAAGTAGAAAAACACTGTGTGTTTTTCATCCCTAAGGGAGGAAGGAATATGAGTTTCTAAAAGTGAAACAGCCATGTGTGTAACTTACACATCATCCCAAagagtttgtttgggttttttttaaagctttgctcACAGCTTCCTTTCAAACATGAACTACTAGATTTGTACAGTTCTGAATTTGATTACAGTGGGAAATTTTAGCTGAAATCAAGCTACTGCAAAGTCCAACTGAGTTTATTTTTGCATGAACTACTGCAGGCCTGTGTTAAATAATGTCTGCCAAACTTTGTCATTAGGAGAAATAGCAGTTCTTTTTTCTTAGGCCCACCAGAGGTACCTGGATGGTGCAACCAAAAGCAGAGTATGATGTATCACAACACAGACATGGGGAATGAAACAAACTTACCTTCTGTGCCTCAATGATTTCCTTTCCCAAGCTAATGGCATAgcaaatctaaaaaaaagaaacatatgtaacattcaggtttggtttggttttttgttccttAACAGGGACTAAAACACACAAGTGTCAATGCAAACTTAAGTCTTAAATACAGGTCTAAAAGCAGAGGTGGAATACCAATTCACTATGCtaactacataaaaataaaactgccttAGGTTCTGCTTCAGAGCTCACTTAGGCTGGTAAATCTTTGTGCTCAGTTTTATTCACCAAACTTCATTGCCAAACCTGGGGGATATTTTCCAGTGCATGTAAGAGTTTTAGTGTTTTAAGACAGAAATTCTCCAGCACATTCCTTATTTCTAATAATCTGTTTTTATCATATGCAGCAAGCACCCAGCAGTGTTAACACAGGATGGCCGTCTTGTCTTTGAAAGCTTTATTGATGTACATCTCAACATGGCTGACACTGATTTTTGTTGGTGCTGGTGCCAGACACGCACACTTTCCCCTCTCTCTTAACATTGGTATTAGCAATCACATCCATTCGTCCTCGCTGCACATGCTGCTGCATTATCTATAAATTTGGTCCTTTTTAGACATAAGCCATCAAAGGCTTAAATGTTAAGGCGTGTTTTCCTGGCAAGAAATTGAGCTGCTCTTGCTTCTATAGCCCTGCTTCCCAGATGTGCAAGCCAAGAAGCCTAAGACCTGTTTtctaaataaagtattttattaagtGTTATGCAAACCTTTTCCCCTTCTGTGTTGCTCTCAAAAATATATGCGCTCATGGATTCTTCTCCCAGAGTCTCACTGAGATGGACCACAAAGCCAATCAGTCGCCTATTATCCTGATGAGCAGCAAACTGTGTCACAGTGGCAAGTTCAAACTGGAAGAGTAtaacaaagaatttatttttttaaccagaattTGGTTAGCCTGGTCAAGAGCTCAAGTTCATGTCACTGAGTATTCAACGCTGTGGTAGAAaaccaaattcaaaacaaaagttACTTACACTTGTTCGTGTAACTTGTGTTTGAGGATCTATTAACCTGCAATTAcgtgtaggggaaaaaaaaagaaagtaaattattttagaGTGATTCTTAGTAATTTCAGGGTGCTTTATAACAGTAAGGCAATCACTATAGcaattttacagatgaggaaacatCTGCACAGAATCGAATGCTTTATCTCTGATTTCAAGTCAGTTGATGGCAAGGTTCAACTCTAGACCCTGACTGTCGGCCACCTGACACGTACAGGTTGTAGTATCTTTCTGAATCACTGATCTGGTAAGCATCCCGAGTGTGCAGGCTAACACACTAATATGCACAAGGACATAAAACGCACTCGAGCTGACATGAATGTCTTGTATCAACATATTCTACAGTGACAGTACTGACAACAGGAGAGCAATAGCTCTCTTGCTGTTACTACATGTAAGGACAGAGAATATTCCAATGTAggtttttttcaatctttttctgtatctttgcAGGCCCTTATAGCCCCACTGCATCCCCTAAATTTTGGTAGGATGTTCTTACAACTTAGGAGGATGATTTCTACATACTACAGAGtacaaaaagagacatttttactAACTAAAGTGAATCTCAGGATCTTGCTCCCTCAAAAGGTGTATgtcttggaaaaacaaaatcaaaaatatGTTACTAATCACAAGTTGTATGAAGAGAACAGAAAGTGACAAGTTGAAGGTTTTACAGTACCTCAAGTTCTTGCTGGTGACCATGAGATGGGATTCAGTCATACGGAATATGTTGTGAATGGCACGAGCAGCTAACACTTGTCTCATAGCTTCATAAATCACCTCACTTGTTTCATCTGACTGAACAGCCATAGATCCTAAAAACCGAACTACGAACATCTGCTGCAAAAGTGAATCTGTAAGATAAAAGGCATGACTTCCTTCACTGTGCTACTCCAATTTTCCAGTAGCTGAAGTtatcaatgaaattatttttttcactttggaAATTCAACAGTAAACCTGCGGGTGGTGACTGTTGTGAGCAGTGACTTCCTGCTATGAGCCAGGCAGTGCTCTGACCCAGTTTTAAACAGTGCTGGTGCTGGCAGCTagcggggagggggcagggcGTGGAAATCACAGTTGCTTGGCAGCTTTAAAAGTGTAACTGGTCCTTTATGCCTTATTTGATTAGCTAGTAAAATGCACTTGCCTATCTCGTTATCAGGTGCACTTAAACTGTGATAAGTTTATGATTGTGCACAAGCCTTGGCTTCCACCAAATTAACTCTTATCTTTAAACCTTGTACATTGCTCACGTTCTTCTATGTCCTTCTGACCTTCCATGCAGCTGGTTCCAATGAGATTTTCATTAAATCCCTCCTTGCTCGTTGACTATCACCATAAGACTCCTGTTTACAACTAAGTAGCCATCATTTGATCAGGCTCCGTTtacggttggtggtgagcaaggTAAAGCAGGATGACTCCTGCTGAACACGACTGTTCAAAGGCCACAACAGCTGTGTCTACATTGCACAAGAGACCACAGAGAGCGTTAAGCATCAGCTTGAGCTGAGCTACGCAGATCCGCTTGTGCAGCCGGAGACGCAGGGCAGTCACCTAAGCAGCGTGCTCTCTTTCTGcgtgctgcagcagagcagggtgctgtGGCTGCTGAGAGTGCAGAGGCACCTGCTTGTCACAGCTACTCTACTGTCCTGCAACGGGACGGCACCTGCAAGTGAGAGTGTTCAGACCAGTAGGTTCTGCTTTGGTTCTGCGAGGAGTTTCCTGACAGGGGCTGTGGGTTCCAGACAGCGGCTGTAACTGGCACAGCAGAAGAGAACAGCCAGGGTCTGAGCACTGCGTGTGCTGGTAGAGGCAGGTCTTTTGCTGGCACGTcactgggaggagggaaagggggcaGCAGTAGGAAACTCCTTTTGCTGAAAGAGATGCATTGCTGCAGCTAGCTATATCCTGGGCCTCTGTGAGATTTAGATTGTGGATTTCAGAGTACACGTGGGTAAGAAATGGCTACTAAGCAGCCTCAAACTTGAGGCAGAATTATAATACAGTCCCATCAAACCCTTTCTAAAGAAGTCaacagctaattttaaaaaaaaaaaagaaaagaaaaattaaagacaaaacccaagcaaaccaaATCTTTTTGCcattaaacatttgaaataaaactaaactGGAATACAGCTTGGACTGTCAAGGAAAAAGGTGTTTCTTTTCACAGGTAGAGATGTTTAGAAGACTGGCTTCTGAAAGGTAACTACCTTCAACTGTACTATGGGCCTGTTACCGCTGCTCCATGGTGTCAGGTGCTTTCATTAAGAGACGTTGGATAGCTCAGAGCTGAATTAGGCCTAAAATCATGACTAATTTTGTCTCGTAAAATGAAGCACTGACCTTCCTCCTCATCTTTACTGCTGTCTTCAGATTCCCCAAATGGGTTTGCACGCCtatgaaataagaataaaaacTAATTATGGATTCTGGTCACCACACACACGCTGCAATACCCGTTTTTGTCCCCTGAAATCACTCAAAGTGATTGATCACTGTCTCTGGTCATACCTGCCACCTCTGTTCTGGTCCAGGAATTCTGTGGCAGGCAGTACGATATCAAACTGAATTGGTGTTCCAGGAGCAATGAGTTGTGTGGAGTCTTGAATTCCAGCTGATTCACTGGgaattattttatcattttccATATTCCTTACATTCTGGCTaaagtgaaaatggaaaaaaatgtttcaatcaATCAATGACACCCTATCTTTGCTCCGTAAGGGAGACAAGATTATTCAAAAATCCAAAGTGGGATTGAATCACTACACATAAACATAAATAAGAGTATTTTCCTATTTACCTATTACCGAGGACTCTAATaaaatctccattttatttttttgtaccTGAAATTAATTAGGGAAAAAGTAAATGCTGGTACATTACACCTGAACGCAGACCAGCTCTGAGTGTGGGCAGGCTTTCAGCAATAGGTTGCTGTTTGCCTCCCTCCCCTCTAGCTGCTGTATGTACATCCCCATTATCAGTTCAAATAGCAGAGACCTGGACTTGTGGCTACAGGTGTAAATGGCAATCCTGACATCTTTTTAAGACCTTACTTGGCCGCGGGCTTGTTACAACGTGATAGTTAAGAAGCAGCGTTACACACTGGGTCAGATTTCTGCCTGCACCTTTTCTCAAAGAGAATGAAATTCTAAGTTTCCCACAGCTACAGAAGTCATAAATACACATCACTACACATGGTACACTGGGTTTATTAGCAGCATCCTTCTATTTCTAGAAAGTTTTCTGGTTGCACACAGATGTAAGAGTGACTTGGGAGATTACTTGTCAAAGAAATAGCTATTTCCTTTGGCCAGTGAAATAGCTGGCAATACTCTTCTATTTATAAATCTCTAATCAAAGTGAAACAGCTGTACTGTgaataaaattagaaagaaattgaCTGGCATTCTCCATGGCTATAGGGAATGTTTGGAATCTGTAAGCAATCATGATAAAGGGAATCATAAATCATAGCAAAGGCACTAGCCTGACAGGCAGAAGATCTGGAAAAGGTTTGAATTTCTAGAAGTAAGTATCTGAGTAAAAATTTAGAATTTTCTGACAAAACTAGCAGAGAAGTCTCTTCATGTTGAAGTCAGTGTGACACAAACTTGCCCTATTTTATTTATCACACTGCTTCTGAAAGCAGGATTTCAGTCCAGCACTGGGCTTGAAAGCCAACTCTGCTGATGAAGTCTGAAGAACTCCCACTGAGCAAGACGCTAGGATCACGTGGACACAAAGAAATGATACacagaatatgtattttgaaTATAAGCCTATCCTAAAGCATTATTAATAGTTTTTGAAGGAGGGGAGCTTTATTGATTGACCTGGATGAGCACAAGAGAACCATAGTAATTATTCTGACAGCTATGTAAGGCATATTCCTGTGACAGAATGACAGGAACTGCTTGAGGTAATATGCAAGAATATACTTACTTCAATGTATACTGGGGACGTCGCTGTATTACCTACATTACAAATCATTCCCTTACAGCAAAGCACTTACAAGTAAAGCATTGCGTTTGTTtctgaagaaacagcaaaatcccAATGGCAACCGCAAGAAGCTTCAATGCTGTGATGTGGAGCAATAAGCATTACCCTCAACACTTAGCGTCTCTTACGGCTTTCAGTAGGAAACATCAGAAGTAGAGGAATTTCCTGGAATGCACAGGCTTGTAAAGCCAGGGCCTAGACAGGGCTTTCTCCTGGGCGACGCCCCATAAAAAGAACGTGACTGAGCACAGAGTCTCTAGTCTGTGCAAGTGAGACTGTTACCTGGGGTGGTGAACTTCAtgttttttcccaaagctggTAATGGGAGTCACTGCTTGTAGGGCTGTCTGATTTAACTTGATTGCAGCTGCCTATGAAAACAAGACCAAACAGCTCTTTTACACACGTACTTTACATTGCCATGTAAAGAACAATGGGAAAGCAAGTTGGAAGGAATGGACTGAAAGATGGAAACAAGCTCCCACCTCTGGATTGTCAGTGAGATAGATCTGTCTGGAGATGTTGTTGATGGCACATATCcactggaagggaaaaaaatgaaattgaactCTTCGAGCTCATTTGTATACAAGAATAACAGcattaagaaagtatttttaccTCCTCatattctttcttgctttctgcttgAAGGGTTATACCCCTAAAACATAAACATAGTGTATGAGTGCTAACAGTGGACACCAGGACTGTTTGACTCCAGGCCTTATAATAACATCACCAAGCTTTGTAACTATTAACCATCAAAGGaacaaaaatcacaaataagCTGTAGCTAAAGGATACTGCATGTGCTGTTCAGGCAGTTGTGGGGGAGGATGGGAAGGAACATGCTTTTAATTTGGAAACACCCTTCTGGAAACCCAAACGGCTTACTATTACAGCAAGCATGTTTTACATGAAACAGCATCTGAAAGGGTAGGTGTGACTGACTGTCCTCAAATAAAACCTGTCACATACGCTTTGCCTGTAGGAGTAGTGATCTGAAAGCAGTATCTTCTGTCTTCACAGTCTACAGCCATAACAGAGCAGTTGTCCAGGTCCTGAATCAATCCTCCAGCTACTGCTCCCCTTGGCTGACACATCAAGTTGCCACCTTGAGTGAAGAAATACAGTCTTTCCCAAGTTGTAGTCACCAGACCTGTTTTACTAAAGAGAAGATGCAGTGATAAAGACTCATTACTATTTAGAAATGACTCCGAACATATATGAAAGTGCAAACATATCCTGATGCTAATCTGAACTTTATGTTCAgccctggaatttttttttatgagaagtCTCTGTTAAGAAGTAAAAGCAGCACCTACTCTTAGCAGAGACTAATCTTTAATGAAAGctgaagaattaaattaattCCAAACATCCCAAGTTAAAAACATTCTCTGCAGTATCTCCTagttaaggaataaaaaaattattggtattaactgacaTGAAATACTATTAAGCtggattaaaatataaaaaaagtattttcaagctgaagagcagcatgagcaaTTTCAGCAcaaagaatcattaaaaaaaagcatcttccGCAAGTAGTATCTCAGAGTCCATCTTCTCCCTAGCTATGGAGTCCTATTATATTGTAATCCAGCTCTTAGAATGCTCCGAGAAATTAATAAATGTccactcacaaaaaaaaattatcagtttaTTTCTATTTGACTAATATTTAATCAATGACATAAACAGGGTTACTATATGCCACCAATATACATAGCTCCTGCAGAAGCTGATGAaagattttatttggaaaaatctgCAGAGGTAACTCTACATATGGTATACATTCAAAGTTACACACTTATACTGTCCATAAAGCTTTTATTTATGTAAAGGAGGTCATTTATGA from Harpia harpyja isolate bHarHar1 chromosome 6, bHarHar1 primary haplotype, whole genome shotgun sequence encodes:
- the APPL2 gene encoding DCC-interacting protein 13-beta isoform X1; this translates as MPAVDKLLLEEALQDSPQTRSLLSVFEEDAGTLTEYTNQLLQAMQRVYGAQNEMCLATQQLSKQLLAYEKQHFALGKGDEEVISTLHYFSKVVDELNILHSELAKQLADTMVLPIIQFREKDLTEVSTLKDLFGLASNEHDVSMAKYSRLPKRKENEKLKAEVAKEVANARRKQHLSSLQYYCALNALQYRKRVAMMEPMLGYTRGQINFFKKGAEMFSKRMDSFLSSVSDMVQSIQGELDAEAEKMRVSQQDLIAVNESVYTPDSDVTSPAINRNLIQKAGYLNLRNKTGLVTTTWERLYFFTQGGNLMCQPRGAVAGGLIQDLDNCSVMAVDCEDRRYCFQITTPTGKAGITLQAESKKEYEEWICAINNISRQIYLTDNPEAAAIKLNQTALQAVTPITSFGKKHEVHHPSQNVRNMENDKIIPSESAGIQDSTQLIAPGTPIQFDIVLPATEFLDQNRGGRRANPFGESEDSSKDEEEDSLLQQMFVVRFLGSMAVQSDETSEVIYEAMRQVLAARAIHNIFRMTESHLMVTSKNLRLIDPQTQVTRTSFELATVTQFAAHQDNRRLIGFVVHLSETLGEESMSAYIFESNTEGEKICYAISLGKEIIEAQKDPEALAQLMKSVPLTNDGKFMLLNDQSEEDGTIHEEGEESEA
- the APPL2 gene encoding DCC-interacting protein 13-beta isoform X2, whose amino-acid sequence is MPAVDKLLLEEALQDSPQTRSLLSVFEEDAGTLTEYTNQLLQAMQRVYGAQNEMCLATQQLSKQLLAYEKQHFALGKGDEEVISTLHYFSKVVDELNILHSELAKQLADTMVLPIIQFREKDLTEVSTLKDLFGLASNEHDVSMAKYSRLPKRKENEKLKAEVAKEVANARRKQHLSSLQYYCALNALQYRKRVAMMEPMLGYTRGQINFFKKGAEMFSKRMDSFLSSVSDMVQSIQGELDAEAEKMRVSQQDLIAVNESVYTPDSDVTSPAINRNLIQKAGYLNLRNKTGLVTTTWERLYFFTQGGNLMCQPRGAVAGGLIQDLDNCSVMAVDCEDRRYCFQITTPTGKAGITLQAESKKEYEEWICAINNISRQIYLTDNPEAAAIKLNQTALQAVTPITSFGKKHEVHHPSQNVRNMENDKIIPSESAGIQDSTQLIAPGTPIQFDIVLPATEFLDQNRGGRRANPFGESEDSSKDEEDSLLQQMFVVRFLGSMAVQSDETSEVIYEAMRQVLAARAIHNIFRMTESHLMVTSKNLRLIDPQTQVTRTSFELATVTQFAAHQDNRRLIGFVVHLSETLGEESMSAYIFESNTEGEKICYAISLGKEIIEAQKDPEALAQLMKSVPLTNDGKFMLLNDQSEEDGTIHEEGEESEA
- the APPL2 gene encoding DCC-interacting protein 13-beta isoform X3 — protein: MSCQRLNILHSELAKQLADTMVLPIIQFREKDLTEVSTLKDLFGLASNEHDVSMAKYSRLPKRKENEKLKAEVAKEVANARRKQHLSSLQYYCALNALQYRKRVAMMEPMLGYTRGQINFFKKGAEMFSKRMDSFLSSVSDMVQSIQGELDAEAEKMRVSQQDLIAVNESVYTPDSDVTSPAINRNLIQKAGYLNLRNKTGLVTTTWERLYFFTQGGNLMCQPRGAVAGGLIQDLDNCSVMAVDCEDRRYCFQITTPTGKAGITLQAESKKEYEEWICAINNISRQIYLTDNPEAAAIKLNQTALQAVTPITSFGKKHEVHHPSQNVRNMENDKIIPSESAGIQDSTQLIAPGTPIQFDIVLPATEFLDQNRGGRRANPFGESEDSSKDEEEDSLLQQMFVVRFLGSMAVQSDETSEVIYEAMRQVLAARAIHNIFRMTESHLMVTSKNLRLIDPQTQVTRTSFELATVTQFAAHQDNRRLIGFVVHLSETLGEESMSAYIFESNTEGEKICYAISLGKEIIEAQKDPEALAQLMKSVPLTNDGKFMLLNDQSEEDGTIHEEGEESEA